A genome region from Hevea brasiliensis isolate MT/VB/25A 57/8 chromosome 7, ASM3005281v1, whole genome shotgun sequence includes the following:
- the LOC110659452 gene encoding probable WRKY transcription factor 31, giving the protein MAKGRSCGLSIDSDLITSTFFIHKPTVLNSFPEENFKNPNCNNLTLMDASASRSPPPTIQFPVNLNSTTHDHEDDDDDVSLPSDDNKRKVIDEMDFFAEKEHDEVKPSNKLTHGFKELKSPTRLEFDVNTGLNLLTTNTSSDQSLVDDGISSNMEDKRAKSELAVLQAELERMKVENLRLRDMLNQVTSNYNSLQMHLVTIMQDQKPRESNQEHVQDGLDRKLEDNKKHSGNGVVVPRQFMDLGPATAATIGGGGDTDELSLSSSEGRSRDRSRSPGNNEENRNNNEDGMVFDQDKKRNIGREDSPDQGSQGWGPNKIARFNSTKSNVDQTEATIRKARVSVRARSEAPMITDGCQWRKYGQKMAKGNPCPRAYYRCTMAAGCPVRKQVQRCAEDQTILITTYEGNHNHPLPPAAMAMASTTSSAARMLLSGSMSSADGIMNPNFLTRTLLPCSSSMATISASAPFPTVTLDLTQNPNPLQFQRQPSQFQVPFPNPPQNFANSSAAAAAAALLPQIFGQAFYNQSKFSGLQMSQDVEGNNKLGHQSQVAAAAAAAIHQQQGQQNSLADTVTAATAAIAADPNFTAALAAAITSIIGGGGAQPSNITSSSTTSSTNLITISNTSGSISTTINNTNGNNKINN; this is encoded by the exons ATGGCCAAGGGGAGGAGCTGTGGACTCTCCATTGATTCAGATCTAATCACTTCTACTTTCTTTATCCATAAGCCTACTGTGCTCAATTCTTTCCCTGAAGAAAATTTCAAGAATCCCAACTGTAATAACCTCACTCTCATGGATGCTTCTGCTTCAAGGTCTCCTCCTCCCACTATCCAATTCCCAGTCAATCTTAACTCCACCACTCATGACCatgaagatgatgatgatgatgtttCTTTACCCTCTGATGATAATAAACGGAAGGTCATCGATGAAATGGATTTTTTTGCAGAGAAAGAGCATGATGAAGTTAAGCCTTCTAATAAATTAACCCATGGTTTTAAAGAACTTAAGAGTCCTACCCGATTGGAGTTTGACGTAAAC ACTGGTTTGAATCTTCTTACTACCAATACTAGCAGTGATCAATCCTTGGTTGATGATGGAATATCGTCGAACATGGAAGATAAGAGAGCTAAAAGTGAG TTAGCAGTTCTGCAAGCAGAGCTAGAGCGCATGAAAGTTGAGAATCTACGGTTAAGAGATATGCTGAATCAGGTTACCAGCAATTACAATTCGTTACAGATGCATTTAGTCACAATTATGCAGGACCAAAAGCCTCGAGAGAGCAATCAAGAGCATGTGCAAGATGGATTAGACAGAAAACttgaagacaataagaaacatagcGGGAATGGAGTAGTGGTTCCTCGACAGTTCATGGATCTTGGTCCGGCTACTGCTGCCActattggtggtggtggtgacacAGATGAGCTTTCTTTATCTTCATCAGAAGGAAGAAGTCGCGATCGATCGAGGTCACCGGGAAATAATGAAGAGAATCGAAATAATAATGAAGATGGGATGGTGTTTGATCAAGATAAGAAGAGAAATATTGGTAGAGAAGATAGTCCAGATCAAGGGTCCCAAGGTTGGGGTCCTAATAAGATTGCTAGATTTAATTCGACAAAAAGTAATGTTGATCAGACAGAGGCTACCATTAGAAAGGCTCGTGTGTCTGTCAGAGCTAGATCAGAGGCTCCTATG ATAACTGATGGATGCCAATGGAGAAAGTATGGACAGAAGATGGCTAAGGGAAATCCATGTCCTCGAGCTTATTATAGGTGCACCATGGCCGCTGGTTGCCCAGTTAGAAaacag GTACAAAGATGTGCAGAAGATCAAACGATCCTCATAACGACATATGAGGGTAATCACAACCATCCTTTGCCTCCGGCTGCCATGGCTATGGCATCAACAACTTCATCAGCAGCAAGAATGTTACTGTCAGGGTCCATGTCTAGTGCTGATGGAATAATGAACCCAAATTTCCTGACCCGAACTCTCCTACCATGCTCCTCTAGCATGGCAACCATATCTGCTTCAGCCCCATTTCCTACAGTTACATTAGACCTAACCCAAAACCCAAACCCATTACAATTCCAAAGACAGCCAAGTCAATTCCAAGTTCCATTCCCAAACCCACCTCAAAATTTTGCCAATTcttcagcagcagcagcagcagcagcactgCTACCTCAGATTTTTGGACAAGCATTTTACAATCAATCAAAGTTTTCTGGGCTACAAATGTCTCAAGACGTGGAAGGTAACAATAAATTAGGCCACCAATCACAagtagcagcagcagcagcagcagcaatcCACCAGCAGCAGGGGCAGCAAAATTCATTGGCTGACACCGTTACCGCTGCAACTGCTGCTATTGCAGCTGATCCCAACTTCACTGCAGCTTTGGCAGCTGCAATTACCTCAATAATTGGTGGTGGTGGCGCTCAACCCAGCAACATAACTAGTAGTTCTACTACTTCTAGCACCAACCTCATAACCATCAGCAATACCAGTGGCAGCATATCTACTACCATCAACAATACCAATGGCAACAATAAAATCAACAACTGA